The Planctomycetaceae bacterium genome includes a window with the following:
- a CDS encoding ATP-binding protein: MLDESQQLPIGGAAANDAALQRQFLQMQKIEALALLVGNVAHDFGNQLSLISGYGQMLMRRRAGDVEDRRLLEQVLKAADRSNDLCQRLLSACRREIVRPVLVNVGDLLTEMAAPLDRLLGKYVSMSIRLSPAPAWVKTDPAQLQQAMINLLMNARDAVASSGNVGVEITHVLVDRQQARRHAPVQAGRFVRLVVKDDGVGMDKQTLSQLFQPFFTTKPPGKGTGLGLTMVSRFVRQSGGFITVDSRPGKGSAFNMFLPAIPVRPAHAPQRAKVVSNQ; encoded by the coding sequence ATGCTCGACGAATCGCAGCAACTGCCCATCGGCGGCGCGGCCGCCAACGACGCGGCGCTTCAGCGGCAATTCCTGCAGATGCAGAAGATCGAGGCCCTGGCGCTTCTGGTGGGCAATGTCGCTCATGACTTCGGCAATCAGCTTTCGCTGATCAGCGGATACGGGCAAATGCTCATGCGCCGCCGCGCCGGCGACGTCGAAGACCGCCGCCTGCTCGAACAGGTGCTCAAGGCCGCCGACCGCTCGAACGACCTGTGCCAGCGGTTGCTGTCGGCGTGCCGCCGCGAGATCGTCCGCCCGGTGCTGGTGAACGTCGGAGACCTGCTGACGGAGATGGCCGCCCCGCTGGACCGGTTGCTGGGCAAGTACGTTTCGATGTCGATTCGTCTCTCGCCGGCGCCGGCGTGGGTCAAGACCGACCCGGCGCAGCTTCAGCAGGCGATGATCAACCTGCTGATGAACGCTCGAGACGCGGTGGCCTCGAGCGGCAACGTCGGCGTCGAAATCACCCACGTGCTGGTGGATCGCCAGCAGGCCCGCCGCCACGCTCCGGTCCAAGCCGGGCGATTCGTCAGGCTGGTCGTCAAAGACGACGGCGTGGGCATGGACAAGCAGACCCTCTCGCAACTCTTTCAACCGTTCTTCACCACCAAGCCCCCTGGAAAGGGAACGGGGCTGGGGTTGACGATGGTCAGCCGGTTCGTTCGCCAGAGCGGGGGGTTCATCACCGTCGATAGCCGCCCCGGAAAGGGCAGCGCATTCAACATGTTCCTGCCGGCCATCCCCGTGCGGCCGGCGCACGCGCCGCAAAGAGCGAAAGTAGTCAGTAATCAGTAA
- a CDS encoding FliA/WhiG family RNA polymerase sigma factor gives MNAKPTPSNSTTTDEKLWSDFRRSGDSRLRGQLIERYLPLVTRTAQRLALRLPDSVEVDDLVSAGTFGLIRAVAGYDPRRGVSFDVYCIPRLRGAMLDELRAMDWVPRGVRSRARSLSRASETLRAALGRAPSDAELARTVGVDERELQAMLPQTHLAGVISINCRPNDADDDLDVTDIAARQEHCGGPLDAAIRNELRDYLAQGLNRTQRLVVLLYYFEGLTMKETGLAVDLSESRVSQMLTDIASHLRDRLDQYRRNQSPPKEAA, from the coding sequence ATGAACGCCAAACCGACGCCTTCGAACTCGACGACGACCGACGAGAAACTCTGGAGCGATTTCCGCCGCAGCGGCGACAGCCGCCTGCGCGGGCAGTTGATCGAGCGGTATCTGCCGCTGGTCACCAGGACCGCCCAGCGCCTGGCGCTGCGATTGCCCGACAGCGTCGAGGTCGACGACCTGGTTTCGGCAGGAACGTTCGGGCTCATCCGCGCGGTGGCGGGATACGACCCGCGGCGAGGCGTGAGCTTCGACGTCTACTGCATTCCCCGCCTGCGCGGGGCCATGCTCGACGAACTGCGGGCGATGGACTGGGTGCCCCGCGGCGTCCGCAGCCGCGCCCGCAGTCTCTCCCGCGCCAGCGAGACGCTCCGCGCCGCCCTCGGGCGGGCGCCCTCCGACGCCGAACTGGCCCGCACCGTCGGCGTCGACGAGCGGGAACTCCAGGCCATGCTGCCCCAGACGCACCTCGCCGGCGTGATCTCCATCAACTGCCGCCCCAACGACGCCGACGACGACCTCGATGTGACCGATATCGCCGCCCGCCAGGAACACTGCGGCGGTCCGCTCGATGCCGCTATCCGCAACGAACTTCGCGATTACCTCGCCCAGGGACTCAACCGAACGCAACGCCTCGTCGTCCTGCTGTACTACTTCGAAGGCCTGACCATGAAAGAGACCGGCCTGGCTGTCGACCTCTCCGAAAGCCGCGTCAGCCAGATGCTCACCGATATCGCGTCGCACCTCAGGGACCGCCTGGACCAGTATCGCCGCAATCAATCCCCCCCGAAGGAAGCGGCATGA
- a CDS encoding sigma-70 family RNA polymerase sigma factor, with protein MSVAPCVHVMDARPQVEHFLPLARSIASRLKRCYCWVDSEDLYSYALLGLSLAAAQYESDQGVAFADFAARKAMYLAIDEMRKDRVLSKAGTLPRRVVFSSELADDDTSPMSMTAVERRYDDHSRQMDLRDFFSTMRSKLCPWESLLLKLHYEKGLTFREIARRLGVGQPTLSMRHKRLLSKLRRFAQPCWC; from the coding sequence ATGTCCGTCGCGCCATGTGTACACGTTATGGACGCTCGCCCGCAAGTGGAGCACTTCCTCCCCCTGGCCCGCTCGATCGCCTCGCGACTCAAACGCTGTTACTGCTGGGTCGATTCCGAAGATCTCTACAGTTACGCTCTGCTGGGCTTGTCGCTGGCGGCGGCGCAATATGAAAGCGACCAAGGCGTCGCCTTCGCCGATTTCGCCGCCCGCAAGGCCATGTACCTGGCCATCGACGAAATGCGAAAGGACCGAGTGCTCTCCAAGGCCGGAACCCTTCCCCGACGCGTCGTGTTCAGCAGCGAACTGGCCGACGACGACACCTCGCCGATGTCCATGACGGCCGTCGAACGCCGCTACGACGACCACTCCAGGCAGATGGACCTGCGCGATTTTTTCTCGACCATGCGATCGAAGCTTTGCCCGTGGGAAAGCCTCCTGCTGAAACTGCATTATGAAAAGGGCCTGACGTTCCGCGAGATCGCCCGCCGCCTGGGCGTCGGTCAGCCGACCCTGAGCATGCGGCACAAACGCCTGCTGTCCAAGCTCCGCCGCTTCGCGCAGCCTTGCTGGTGCTGA
- a CDS encoding MFS transporter, which translates to MDDAEKHQIGQARGKFIAMAGAYALGAFNDNFFKTIVIMMANRAGRGHYSGLATNFMALPFVIFAAYCGWAADRFPKRRIVIASKIMELAAMCVGAFGIISQNYVLLLVTVFFMGWQSAIFSPALNGSIPELYPPTFVPAANARLKAAITAAILLGVALAGFVLGARADEAPTAGRLSLAAAAVVAVALVGVAASFWTVARPAAAPSAAVPWAGPLATLKDLARLHGDSLLAKVLWADAFIWGLGNLQVLIIMQMGQNQMGLDDTRSGLLALSELVGIAVGGLIAAKVLTGPRWYRALPTAAMVIALLALLIGVLWTPLSAGRVLSQSLQFPVLMGLLALMGIAGGLFMIPCESFIQVRPGAAEKGTVIAASNFMVFAAIMLTGLLHSWLWREITPSGFFAMLGAAAVVAAVILHVLLRYEPPAAWQAQQGPGESA; encoded by the coding sequence ATGGATGATGCGGAAAAACATCAGATCGGGCAAGCTCGCGGCAAGTTCATCGCCATGGCCGGCGCGTATGCCCTGGGGGCGTTCAACGACAATTTCTTTAAGACCATCGTGATCATGATGGCCAACCGCGCCGGGCGCGGGCACTATTCGGGACTGGCCACGAACTTCATGGCGCTGCCCTTTGTGATCTTCGCCGCCTATTGCGGATGGGCGGCAGACCGTTTCCCCAAGCGACGGATCGTCATCGCCAGCAAGATCATGGAACTGGCGGCCATGTGCGTCGGAGCTTTCGGGATCATCTCGCAGAACTATGTGCTGCTGCTGGTGACGGTGTTCTTCATGGGCTGGCAATCGGCCATCTTCAGCCCCGCGCTGAATGGATCGATCCCGGAGCTGTACCCGCCGACGTTTGTGCCCGCGGCCAACGCACGTCTCAAGGCCGCGATCACCGCGGCGATCCTTCTGGGCGTGGCGCTGGCGGGGTTCGTGCTCGGGGCCAGGGCGGACGAGGCGCCCACAGCAGGCAGGCTTTCCCTGGCGGCGGCGGCTGTGGTGGCGGTGGCGCTGGTGGGCGTGGCGGCGAGCTTCTGGACGGTCGCCCGCCCCGCGGCGGCGCCGTCGGCGGCAGTGCCCTGGGCCGGTCCGCTGGCGACGCTCAAAGACCTGGCGCGCCTGCATGGGGATTCATTGCTGGCGAAGGTCCTCTGGGCCGACGCGTTCATCTGGGGGCTGGGCAATCTGCAGGTGCTGATCATCATGCAGATGGGGCAGAACCAGATGGGCCTGGACGACACGCGCTCGGGGCTGCTGGCTTTGAGCGAGCTGGTCGGCATCGCGGTGGGGGGCCTCATTGCCGCCAAGGTGCTGACCGGTCCGCGCTGGTACCGTGCTCTGCCGACGGCCGCCATGGTGATTGCCCTCCTGGCGCTGCTCATCGGCGTCCTCTGGACGCCTCTGTCGGCCGGGCGGGTCCTGTCGCAGTCGCTGCAGTTCCCGGTGCTGATGGGGCTGCTGGCGCTGATGGGCATCGCCGGCGGTTTGTTCATGATTCCCTGCGAGAGTTTCATCCAGGTTCGCCCTGGGGCGGCGGAGAAGGGCACGGTCATCGCCGCTTCCAACTTCATGGTGTTTGCGGCTATCATGCTGACGGGCCTGCTGCATTCGTGGTTGTGGCGTGAGATCACGCCCAGCGGATTTTTCGCGATGCTGGGCGCCGCGGCGGTTGTGGCAGCGGTCATTCTGCACGTGCTGCTGCGGTATGAACCGCCGGCGGCTTGGCAGGCCCAGCAAGGCCCCGGAGAGAGCGCATGA
- a CDS encoding AMP-binding protein, whose product MINTLLRWWVKSLLWLRYRVRLHGFDEVAARGRGKILFLPNHNALMDPVIMAAALHKTFMPRFLADRDQVDRFLVRWLAARMHVLGIPDISKYGVEATPQVEAALDLLVASLKRGRNALLYPAGQLCRTAMEDVRGNSAVEYVLSRVPDARVVLIRQRGLWGSGFSWAAGRVPDVAGTLKRGARALLASGIFFAPRRRVDLVAVECDDFPRDQGRAAINAYIETFYNTDPQRNTYVPYSIWERGGTRIVPEPQAYADTGRLDAVPAAMRQIVTEHLIELSGLSHLDDSQHLARDLGLDSLVRTELLVWLEQQFGHPQGDTDSLLTVADVMLAAYGEGISASQRTIRRPSRRWFRRGAPVQLASGQTIPQVFLAQARRGPSRVCMADQTSGMRTYREAIMGILALQRHIRSLPGENVGVMLPASVGAGVAYLATAFAGKTPVLLNWTIGRRNLEHAAKAVGLSAVLTSRILVQRLAGQGVDLGGMAPLCVYLEDLRGKITRGQKIAALLKARLSWRSLDKATVSPTAAILFTSGSEALPKAVPLTHANILINLRDVLDMVDLHQGDRMVGILPPFHSFGLTAALCAPLLAGMPVVYHPNPNEAGILASIIEAYRTTILMGTPTFLGGIVRAARSGQLDSLRMAVTGAEKCPPRVYEAISRTCPQTMILEGYGVTECSPIISLNDPRGPVAGTIGKVMQTLEYAIVDIDTGRAVARGEKGMLLVRGPSVFGGYLDYEGPSPFVEHEGKSWYRTGDLVSENAGGVLTFHGRLRRFVKFGGEMVSLPAVEAALEPLTGPDHEGGPKLAVIAHEAHERPELVLIAAIDIDREKANAQIRRSGLSPLHNIHRVMRVEEIPVLGTGKTDYQALKRMLTEV is encoded by the coding sequence ATGATTAATACGCTGCTGCGATGGTGGGTCAAGTCGCTGTTGTGGCTGCGCTATCGCGTCCGTCTGCACGGGTTCGATGAAGTGGCTGCGCGCGGCCGGGGCAAGATCCTCTTCCTTCCCAATCACAACGCCCTGATGGACCCGGTCATCATGGCCGCGGCCCTGCACAAGACGTTTATGCCTCGGTTCCTGGCCGATCGCGACCAGGTGGACCGCTTTCTGGTTCGCTGGTTGGCGGCCCGCATGCACGTGCTGGGCATTCCCGACATCTCCAAGTACGGCGTCGAGGCTACGCCGCAGGTCGAGGCGGCGCTGGATCTGCTGGTGGCGTCGCTCAAGCGGGGGCGCAACGCGCTGCTGTATCCGGCGGGGCAGCTCTGCCGCACGGCGATGGAAGACGTTCGGGGCAACAGCGCGGTGGAGTACGTTCTGTCTCGCGTGCCGGACGCCCGCGTGGTGTTGATCCGCCAGAGAGGGCTGTGGGGCAGCGGGTTCAGTTGGGCGGCGGGGCGCGTTCCGGACGTCGCCGGCACGCTCAAGCGAGGCGCGCGGGCGCTGCTGGCCAGCGGGATTTTCTTCGCGCCGCGGCGGCGGGTGGACCTCGTCGCCGTCGAGTGCGACGACTTTCCGCGCGACCAGGGGCGTGCGGCTATCAACGCGTACATCGAGACCTTCTACAACACCGACCCGCAGCGCAACACGTACGTGCCGTACTCGATCTGGGAGCGGGGCGGCACGCGCATCGTGCCCGAGCCGCAGGCGTACGCCGACACGGGGCGGCTTGACGCGGTGCCGGCGGCGATGCGCCAGATCGTCACCGAGCACCTGATCGAGCTGTCGGGCCTGTCGCACCTCGACGACTCGCAGCACCTCGCGCGGGACCTGGGGCTGGACTCGCTGGTGCGCACGGAGCTGCTGGTGTGGCTCGAGCAGCAGTTCGGCCACCCCCAGGGCGACACCGATTCGCTGCTGACGGTCGCCGACGTGATGCTGGCGGCATACGGCGAGGGCATTTCCGCTTCGCAGCGGACGATCCGCCGACCGTCGCGCCGCTGGTTCCGGCGCGGGGCGCCGGTGCAGTTGGCCTCGGGCCAGACCATCCCGCAGGTCTTCCTCGCCCAGGCTCGCCGCGGTCCCTCGCGCGTCTGCATGGCCGACCAGACCAGCGGGATGCGGACCTACCGCGAGGCGATCATGGGCATCCTGGCACTGCAGAGACACATCCGCTCGCTGCCGGGCGAGAATGTCGGCGTGATGCTGCCCGCCTCGGTCGGCGCCGGCGTGGCGTATCTGGCGACGGCGTTTGCCGGCAAGACGCCGGTGCTGCTGAACTGGACCATCGGACGGCGCAACCTGGAACACGCCGCCAAGGCTGTGGGGCTCTCGGCCGTGTTGACGTCGCGAATTCTCGTCCAGCGCCTGGCCGGGCAGGGGGTCGACCTGGGCGGCATGGCGCCGCTGTGCGTGTATCTCGAAGACCTGCGCGGCAAGATCACGCGAGGGCAGAAGATCGCCGCGCTGCTCAAGGCGCGCCTGAGCTGGCGCAGCCTCGACAAGGCCACCGTCAGCCCCACCGCGGCGATCCTGTTCACCAGCGGCAGCGAGGCCCTGCCCAAGGCCGTGCCCCTGACGCACGCCAACATCCTGATCAACCTGCGCGACGTGCTGGACATGGTCGACCTGCATCAGGGCGACCGCATGGTGGGCATCCTGCCGCCGTTCCATTCGTTCGGCCTCACCGCTGCCCTGTGCGCGCCGCTGCTGGCGGGCATGCCGGTGGTGTACCACCCCAACCCCAACGAGGCGGGCATACTGGCCTCGATCATCGAGGCCTACCGCACCACGATCCTCATGGGCACGCCGACGTTCCTGGGCGGCATCGTCCGCGCCGCCCGCAGCGGGCAGCTCGACTCGCTGCGGATGGCCGTCACCGGGGCCGAAAAATGCCCGCCACGCGTCTACGAGGCCATCAGCCGCACCTGCCCGCAGACGATGATCCTCGAAGGCTATGGCGTCACCGAGTGCTCGCCGATCATCTCGCTCAATGACCCGCGGGGTCCCGTCGCCGGGACCATCGGCAAGGTCATGCAGACGCTGGAATATGCCATCGTCGATATCGACACCGGTCGAGCGGTCGCTCGCGGCGAAAAGGGCATGCTGCTGGTGCGCGGGCCCAGCGTCTTCGGCGGGTATCTCGACTACGAAGGCCCCTCGCCCTTCGTCGAGCACGAGGGCAAGAGCTGGTACCGCACGGGCGACCTGGTCAGCGAAAACGCCGGCGGCGTGCTGACGTTCCACGGGCGGCTCCGCCGGTTCGTCAAGTTCGGCGGCGAGATGGTCTCGCTGCCAGCCGTCGAGGCGGCGCTGGAACCTTTGACCGGACCGGACCACGAGGGCGGACCGAAGCTGGCCGTTATCGCCCACGAGGCCCACGAGCGTCCCGAACTGGTGCTGATAGCCGCGATCGACATCGACCGCGAAAAGGCCAACGCCCAGATCCGCCGCAGCGGCCTCTCGCCGCTGCACAATATCCACCGCGTGATGCGCGTGGAGGAGATCCCCGTGCTCGGGACGGGCAAGACGGATTATCAGGCGCTGAAGAGGATGTTGACTGAGGTTTGA
- the dnaG gene encoding DNA primase: protein MAMFSQQFIDQVAQATDIVDLIGQYVALHKKGKEFVGLCPFHQDKHPSMNVSPAKQIFKCFACGAGGQAFNFVMMYEKITFPDAVRVLAERANIPLPVQTPGQPVAQDGLGKSDLVRVMGVAQEFFRKSLHTAMGESALAYARKRGLTDESLDRFGIGFAPDAWDALIKATRNQRVTEAQLVAAGLVARRESGGCYDRFRNRLTFPIYDATNQIIAFGGRALAADEQAKYLNSPETIVFDKSSNLYALNWARPVIVSSKQAVVVEGYLDAIMPHQCGVGNVVATLGTSLTERHVRVLSRYASEVVLVFDADAAGAAAAERAMEIFLSQQVHVRVATIPAGKDPCDYCLAEGGEAFKTLLANAPDALEYVWQKRQAELETATGNLADRRRLVENFLGLVAQSQAYGAIDTVRQSQLAQHIGHLLNIPPAELQQEMRRLSRQVRPTARSGAAPATTGSAIEGTLRPQRHVLEVLLNKPELFDTAAERVSPRDFTDASFARIAQCLWQAAAEGVTAPEQITCRAEIADLGNLLADLIATGEHRGNFEDTLRGAMDFISYQRSRQEAQQAPASEEERLRAATERPKADVRRRPRIT, encoded by the coding sequence ATGGCGATGTTCTCGCAACAATTCATTGACCAGGTCGCACAGGCCACGGACATCGTGGACCTGATCGGGCAGTACGTTGCCCTGCACAAGAAGGGCAAGGAGTTTGTCGGGCTCTGTCCGTTCCATCAGGACAAGCACCCGTCGATGAATGTCTCGCCGGCTAAGCAGATCTTCAAATGCTTTGCCTGCGGGGCCGGCGGGCAGGCGTTCAACTTCGTCATGATGTACGAGAAGATCACGTTCCCCGACGCCGTCCGCGTGCTGGCTGAACGGGCCAACATCCCCCTGCCGGTGCAGACGCCCGGTCAGCCCGTCGCCCAGGACGGGCTGGGCAAGAGCGACCTGGTGCGCGTCATGGGCGTGGCGCAGGAGTTCTTTCGCAAGTCGCTGCACACGGCCATGGGCGAGTCGGCGCTGGCGTACGCCCGCAAGCGCGGACTGACGGACGAGTCGCTCGATCGGTTCGGGATCGGCTTTGCCCCCGACGCCTGGGACGCGCTGATCAAGGCCACACGCAACCAGCGCGTGACCGAGGCGCAGCTTGTGGCCGCGGGCTTGGTAGCCCGGCGCGAGAGCGGCGGCTGTTATGACCGCTTCCGCAACCGCCTGACGTTCCCGATCTATGATGCGACCAATCAGATCATCGCCTTCGGCGGCCGCGCCCTGGCGGCCGACGAACAGGCCAAATACCTCAACAGCCCCGAGACGATCGTGTTCGACAAGTCGTCGAACCTGTACGCCCTGAACTGGGCTCGGCCGGTGATCGTTTCGAGCAAGCAGGCGGTGGTGGTCGAGGGGTATCTTGACGCGATCATGCCCCACCAGTGTGGCGTGGGCAACGTGGTGGCCACGCTGGGTACGTCGCTGACCGAGCGGCACGTGCGCGTGCTGTCGCGATACGCCAGCGAGGTCGTGCTGGTGTTCGACGCCGACGCGGCGGGGGCGGCCGCGGCTGAGCGGGCGATGGAAATCTTCCTCTCGCAGCAGGTTCACGTGCGCGTGGCGACGATCCCAGCCGGCAAGGACCCGTGCGACTACTGTCTGGCCGAGGGCGGCGAGGCGTTCAAGACGCTGCTGGCCAACGCGCCCGATGCGCTGGAATACGTCTGGCAGAAGCGTCAGGCTGAGCTTGAGACAGCCACGGGCAACCTGGCCGACCGGCGGCGGCTGGTGGAGAACTTTCTGGGCCTGGTGGCGCAGTCGCAGGCGTATGGAGCCATCGACACGGTACGGCAGAGCCAGCTCGCCCAGCACATCGGGCATTTGCTGAACATTCCGCCAGCCGAGCTGCAGCAGGAGATGCGGCGTCTGTCGCGGCAGGTGCGCCCCACCGCCCGCTCGGGGGCCGCCCCGGCCACGACGGGCTCGGCGATCGAGGGCACGCTTCGCCCGCAGCGGCACGTGCTGGAGGTGCTGCTGAATAAGCCCGAGCTGTTCGACACCGCCGCCGAGCGCGTCAGCCCGCGCGACTTCACTGATGCGTCATTCGCCCGCATCGCCCAGTGCCTCTGGCAGGCGGCGGCAGAGGGCGTAACGGCGCCCGAGCAGATCACCTGCCGCGCCGAGATCGCCGACCTGGGCAACCTGCTGGCCGACCTGATCGCCACGGGCGAACACCGCGGTAATTTTGAAGACACCCTGCGCGGGGCGATGGATTTCATCAGCTACCAGCGCTCGCGTCAGGAAGCGCAGCAGGCACCCGCCTCCGAAGAAGAGCGACTGCGTGCGGCGACGGAGAGACCCAAGGCGGATGTGAGACGACGGCCGCGGATTACGTAG
- a CDS encoding ribonuclease HI family protein, translating to MAPDASPAATPPLHPDVIACIDGGARGNPGPAAAGVVIKDAATGKAIYKAGIFIGHATNNIAEYQGLLNAFKTAAKLGAQKVLVLSDSELMVRQMTGRYRVKNAGLRPLFEQAGALAEQFKHVEYRHVRREQNTEADDLVNRALDFKKNVGDVL from the coding sequence ATGGCCCCCGATGCATCCCCCGCCGCCACCCCACCCCTGCACCCGGACGTGATCGCCTGCATCGACGGCGGCGCCCGAGGCAACCCCGGACCGGCCGCCGCCGGAGTCGTCATCAAAGACGCCGCCACCGGCAAAGCCATCTACAAAGCCGGAATCTTCATCGGACACGCCACCAACAACATCGCCGAATACCAGGGCCTGCTCAACGCCTTCAAGACCGCCGCCAAGCTCGGCGCACAAAAGGTCCTGGTGTTGAGCGACTCGGAGCTGATGGTCCGCCAGATGACCGGCCGCTACCGGGTCAAGAACGCCGGCCTGCGCCCCCTGTTCGAACAGGCCGGCGCACTGGCCGAGCAATTCAAACACGTAGAATACCGCCACGTCCGCCGAGAGCAGAACACCGAAGCCGACGACCTGGTCAACCGCGCGCTGGATTTCAAAAAGAACGTCGGCGACGTCCTGTAG
- a CDS encoding C4-type zinc ribbon domain-containing protein, producing MAQTLAGLLKLQTVERDLAHVRSRLRVQHNAVAIQQRKIDQAQQTLDLQNQQHINRLKRADQLDLDLKTKEEHVAKLRANLNTAKTNKEYAAVLTEINTFKADNAKLEEEALAVMSQMESSKGEVDKAKEALAAAQTRLEQIRQASAEEIERLSAMESELLAKRDALAGDVEPEALNLFNRVVGRYEGEAMAVIEIHGKKPPHTYVCGGCFMGLRAEHVNALRVRDQIRTCDNCGRILYLQEQAEKATKA from the coding sequence ATGGCGCAAACGCTGGCAGGACTGCTCAAGCTTCAAACGGTCGAACGCGACTTGGCTCATGTCCGAAGCAGACTGCGGGTGCAGCACAACGCCGTGGCCATCCAGCAACGCAAGATCGATCAGGCCCAACAGACCCTCGACCTCCAGAACCAGCAGCACATCAACCGCCTCAAACGCGCCGACCAGCTCGACCTCGACCTCAAGACCAAGGAAGAGCACGTCGCCAAGCTGCGGGCAAACCTCAACACCGCAAAGACCAATAAAGAATACGCCGCCGTCCTGACCGAGATCAACACCTTCAAGGCCGACAACGCCAAGCTCGAAGAAGAAGCCTTGGCCGTCATGAGCCAGATGGAAAGCAGCAAGGGCGAAGTCGACAAGGCCAAGGAAGCCCTCGCCGCCGCCCAGACCCGGCTCGAACAGATCCGCCAGGCCAGCGCCGAAGAAATCGAACGCCTCTCGGCCATGGAGAGCGAACTGCTCGCCAAACGCGACGCCTTGGCCGGCGATGTGGAACCCGAGGCCCTCAACCTCTTCAACCGCGTCGTCGGAAGGTACGAGGGCGAGGCGATGGCCGTCATCGAGATCCACGGAAAGAAACCGCCGCATACGTATGTCTGCGGCGGCTGCTTTATGGGCCTGCGAGCCGAGCACGTCAACGCCCTGCGCGTCCGCGACCAGATCCGAACCTGCGACAACTGCGGGCGAATCCTCTACCTGCAGGAACAGGCCGAAAAAGCCACCAAGGCCTGA
- a CDS encoding GTPase: MHTTDDTIVAISSAAGSGPRAIVRLSGPAALLLAGRVFTGFDDASPQAMSGFTSSEGIVRIGGGAIELPARLYVFRAPRSYTRQDVAELHIPGAPACAAALEADLIAAGARLAEAGEFTARAFFSGRIDLSAAQGVADIINAADEAQVRSAAAAIGGRIYELCRELSAELVESLATVEASIDLAEEGLDLESPGRLARRLGDLAAKVDRVLSGAAGVSESAQCPRVVLAGAPNAGKSSLLNALTGTSRAIVSATAGTTRDVLSASMTLGGWPVMIQDAAGLTGAADAIALAADNAARRAVAAADVVVLVVDASVADPARDAEIVETIRAANARCAMLTVINKADLANDVRDMAAEQRPPWHPAVETCALTGAGVEQLKARLGEVLHLSVARSGQALGLHQRQRRSLESAAAAARAAEALLSVAAEVADVAELAAVELREALGAVGAVSGQVVTEDVLGAIFSRFCVGK; this comes from the coding sequence ATGCATACCACCGACGACACGATTGTGGCGATTTCATCCGCGGCCGGCAGCGGACCGCGGGCGATCGTGCGCCTCAGCGGACCGGCGGCGCTGCTGCTGGCGGGGCGGGTGTTCACAGGGTTTGATGACGCGTCACCGCAGGCGATGAGCGGGTTCACCAGCAGCGAGGGAATCGTCCGCATCGGCGGCGGCGCGATCGAACTGCCCGCGCGCCTGTACGTGTTCCGCGCTCCGCGAAGCTACACGCGACAGGACGTCGCCGAGCTGCACATCCCCGGCGCCCCCGCGTGCGCCGCGGCGCTCGAGGCGGACCTGATCGCCGCGGGCGCCCGCTTGGCCGAGGCGGGCGAGTTCACCGCTCGAGCCTTCTTCTCCGGGCGCATCGACCTTTCGGCCGCCCAGGGCGTGGCGGATATCATCAACGCCGCCGACGAGGCGCAGGTGCGGTCGGCGGCCGCGGCCATCGGCGGGCGGATCTATGAACTGTGCAGAGAGCTTTCGGCGGAGCTGGTCGAGTCGCTGGCGACGGTGGAGGCGTCGATCGACCTGGCGGAGGAGGGTCTGGACCTGGAGAGCCCCGGACGATTGGCGAGGCGGTTGGGCGATCTGGCGGCGAAGGTCGACCGCGTACTGTCGGGGGCGGCCGGCGTCAGCGAGAGCGCGCAGTGCCCGCGCGTGGTGCTGGCCGGGGCGCCCAACGCAGGCAAGAGCTCCCTGCTCAATGCCCTGACGGGAACCTCGCGAGCCATCGTGTCAGCGACCGCCGGGACCACGCGAGACGTGCTCAGCGCGTCGATGACGCTGGGCGGCTGGCCGGTGATGATCCAGGATGCCGCCGGACTGACCGGCGCCGCAGACGCGATCGCCCTGGCGGCAGACAACGCCGCCCGCCGCGCGGTGGCGGCCGCCGATGTGGTGGTGCTGGTGGTGGACGCCTCGGTTGCCGATCCCGCCCGCGACGCGGAAATTGTTGAAACCATTCGCGCCGCCAACGCGCGCTGTGCGATGCTGACGGTCATCAATAAGGCAGACCTTGCCAACGATGTCAGGGACATGGCGGCTGAACAACGGCCTCCATGGCACCCGGCGGTCGAGACGTGCGCCCTGACGGGGGCGGGGGTGGAGCAGCTCAAGGCGCGTCTGGGCGAGGTGCTGCACCTGTCGGTTGCGCGCAGCGGGCAGGCGCTGGGGCTGCACCAGCGCCAGCGGCGGAGCCTGGAGTCAGCGGCGGCGGCCGCCCGGGCGGCGGAGGCGCTGCTGTCAGTTGCCGCCGAGGTGGCGGACGTGGCGGAGCTGGCGGCCGTCGAGCTTCGCGAGGCGCTGGGCGCAGTGGGCGCCGTCAGCGGACAGGTGGTGACCGAAGACGTGCTGGGCGCCATCTTCTCGCGATTCTGTGTGGGCAAATAG